GAATCAACGGACAAGATCAGTCATAAGTATAGTCTGCCACCAACCATGTCATATGTTCAGATTAGTCTCTCCACCTTTTTCTATTGCTACACACGGTCCATCCATGGTGTCTTTCTCTCCCCGCTAGTCTTCAAATCAAAGCTAAAACTACTAGGGTACAGGAGCAACTCAAATAAAAGCCACGAGATTTAATTCGTCCCAAATCAAGCTTGATTGGAGGAGCAACTCATCACGCTGCAGCCGGACATCAGAGGTTCTTTTTCGGGAGCTGACCTTCTCACGCTGCACAAAATCTCCATTTAGTTCCTTCTTGGATTTCCTTTTTTCTATCCGTTCTTGCTATTTCCTGATCTAGCACGGCTGCTTGGTTTCGGCATCACATATCCACTGCTTTGGCCACCAAAGCTGTCAGCACCTCCATCCCCGCCACAAACAGCATTGGCGACGTGGGGTCTCCCTGCCTAAGCCCACGGGTATGCTGAATTCTTCTTCCTGGCACGCCATTCACTGTCACTTTGGTGTTTGATGTATACAAAAGCAACACGATCCACATTAGGAACAGAGCTCCATAACCCATTCGCCGAAGCACTTCAAATAGGAACCCATTCGCCGAAGCACTTCAAATAGGAAACTCCAGGACATTGAGATCCGCTAGAGAAGCACACCTCAGTGTTGACGCTGATTGATTTTCCTCGCCACCTGCCTGACCAACACGAAACTGTTGCGCAAGCATCCCCCTCCACGAACACAAATTGATTCGTACTGACATCTCCTACCCTGCCTCTAACGGTTAGCCACCAATTTGGAGAAAAGTTTCAAGAAGCAATGTACCAAGCTGATTGGACTATAGTCTCCAATCTCCACCGCATCCTGCTGCTTCGAATCAAAGTGATCAGAGCCCCTGTTCAACCTCACAAATGCTCTGCCGTCGCCGACGCCCAGTTTGAGCAGGCAAACCATAATGTCAGCCTTGATCACCAGCCATGCGTGTTGGTAGAAAGCGCCAATAAAACCGTCTGGCCCCGAGACTCGATCAACGGGCATCTCCTTGATAGTGTCCCAAACTTCTTTTTTAGTGAAAATTTCCTAGTCTTACAAATTTGCTGTTTGGATTCCCAGCGCTCCCAGGGCAATTGCATGCTGTCTGTTACGTACTGTAGTGAAATTGTTTACTACTAATACTGTTATGTTTTAAATCTAACCAGCTTCTTTTTTTTGGTCTGGATTAGGTGAAAAACAAAGTTCAGCACCTCTTGAGACGGCTGAGTCGCCTACCTGGTCAGATTCTTTGCCGGAATTTTCTGACAACAGAGAATCTGATCAGGAAAGCGACCCTGATTTCAGTGCCTCCGAATCTGAAGAAGAATAAAACACTGCCGCTCTTAGCTTGTAAACGAACAAGTGGATATGTAAATATGGCTCTGAATCATAGTACTAAGCTCCGAATCCCTTTCCTAGGAGTACCGATCTAGGGTAGCAATGCAACCGAAGTGCTTGTCCAGGGTGGATAAAGTTCTAGTGATAACTTTTTCGTTAACCTTTTTCTGTCAACCTCCGCAGCACAGAAACCAGCGAGGTAGCTGAATGATTGCGATGAAGCACGTTATATGTTCTTTCTGGGTTCGTCTATTTGCTTCTACTCTATCCTTGCCAAAATAATTTATGTTCACCCATTTGGTCCGCGTGTGTCCAAATTGGTCGCAGGGACAAAATTGTGGGCAAATGCGGCGAGCCATTCTATGGGTTTCCCGTTTTTTGTGTGGCTGTGTGGACCCAATTCTAGCGCTGCTCGGTGACACATTATTTGGGTTGGGAAAAAAAAATTCTGTGAACCCAATTCTAGTGCTGCTCGGTAACAAATTATTTGGGTTCTAGCTCTGTCGTTTCGGTCGACGGTACACTACTCTGGTGGGATGGGGTGGCTCTCGCTGTTGTTGCcttccttagagcatctccagcgtcCCCCAAATGACGTTTGGGGGACGGCGGACAAGAAATGAGGAAAATCGtgttccagtcgcgtccctcaaagctAAATAGCGTCCCATTTTATGTCCGGCGTCCCTGGTAGAGACTCTATacagtctctaccggggacgtcGGACACAAAAACAACGTCCGGACGCATGCATGCAGTCCCTACTCCCCACATGTCATTCCCTTttcccacactttctctcacctacttttcccacatggAGTGGTCCCAtttattaaaatgcatgcatccggacgctgtttgagggacgcggctggaaagaATCTCTTTTTTGTACAGATTTTTGGTCTCTTTTTATCCGGCGCGGTCCCTAACGTCCCCCAAATCATTTATGCCGGACGTTTTTTTAaggaacgcgactggagatgctcttatcgcCGCCCTAGCCCTAGCTACACACACCCCTAGCCCTAGGTATACACGCGTGCTCAGCATGCCGCGTGTCCTTCCTGTCTGCCTCCTCCCTCTCTCCCGCGTCTTGACGCGTCATGCCCTCTACTACGTCTTTGCAAGAGCATCTCCGCCGACGAATACCAAATAACTGTCGGTTTGTGTGCTAGCACAGCTGCTTGGGGGAGCCGACACAGCATATTGAGAAATAGGTTTCCACATCGGCATCCTCCAAATCGGCGCCTCcaattttcttttttccttttacaatattttgaaatAATATTTTAATCACataaaattattcatacaataaaTTTAATATAGTTTAACACAAATATAAAGAAAATTATCCGTATAATAATTTAAATTAAATCATGTGTTGTTGGCTGCTTCTCTCTGCGCAGTTGGCTGCCTGAAGTTGAACATGAACACCTACATCTCAGATTTCTTGGTGCATGTGAAGAAAAATGGCAAATTGTTGGGTACATGCTCTACTTCAGCAAGAGGCTCCTGATAATTAACTGGTTGATTATCATGCACAGGTTTATCGcgctcgctctcaatgatcatgttgtacaTGATCACACAtgcgttcatcacctcccacggctgagactcagaccaagtgagagcagggtacctGACAACGGCGAAACGCTCCTGAATCACCCAAAAACACGCTCAACATCATTGCGAGCTGTTTTCTGGCATGTCGCAAAGTAAGCGCCCATCTCCAAAGTTGGAGTCgggattgtcttcacaaatgtagcatacgttggatagataccatcagctagatagtaccccttgttgtatgcATGATCAtttacctcaaagttcacggcaTGAGCTTCTCTCTCAGCCAGTCTggaaaacaccggagagcgctgcagcttgatatcattgtttgttcctgccatgccaaagaaagcatGCCAAACCCAGAGGTCATAGTCTGTCACCGCCTCAAGAATGACATTGCACTCACCGGTATGCCCCTTGTAGATCCCTTGCCAAACAAAAAGGGCAATTCTTCCAACCACAATGCATGCAGTCGATGCTTTCTAGCATCCCACGAAACCCTCGGGTTGCATCTTGTTCTAGGATTCGAGCTGTATCATTTGCCATTGGTGCTCTAAAATAATTCCCACCAAACACCGCTATGACTCCACGACAAAACCTGTAGATAGTCTCTGAACATGTCGACTCCGCCATGCGCAAGTAGTCATTGGTTGTATCTAGAGGAGCTCTGTATGCTAGACAACGCATTGCAGCAGTGCATTTTTGGATTGAGGAGAAGCCCCACAAAGCTGTGCAATCTTGCTTGCCCATGAAGTAGTCGCTGTACTCCCTGACGCCAAAGACAATCTTCATGAACCGATCCTTGGTCAGCCTCAACCGGCGCCGAAATTCCTTCGGCGAGTGAGTAGCATCCACTACAAACAATTGGGGCTTCAATGACGGTACATGGTTGACGTTTGAGAAACCCATCAGCAAATGTCTTTTTCTATGACAGTACCGCATTTTCACAGGTGGCGTTTTGGGCCGCTTGGCCCCCAAAATAGTGACGAGCGAGCTCTAAACATCAACGATTATGCAGAAATGGGCACGCGGGAGGTGGGCGGCCCGAACTGCGGACTCGAGGAGGGGCCGGGGGAGGGGGAGGTGTCACAATAGCTGGGCTTCAGGCCGGTGGACACACTCTACACGTTTCTGTTCACGTACTTTTCTGTCTGCCCGCAGAACAGTCCAGTGCCTACAGTACTGGGACCCATATTTGTAAGGGGAGACAACCACTGTCTGCACACATGTACCTGACCTGCAGCACTCGGGCCCGCATGTCAGGTACCGACACGTTCCTCCTGCGTGGGGCCGCACGTTCCGACAGCCTCCCAGCACGCGAAGTGGACCAGACTTGTTACTAACACCAACATGGGCTCCACATGTCAGTTGCCATGCCAAAAAAAATTGCACACGTGCGATCACACGTGTCTACCTGTCATCAATTTTGGACGCCTAGCCCCGCATGTCAGAGCTTCGTGGGCCCGCATGTCAGAGCTTCGTGGGCCCGAATGTCAGAGCTTGGAGGCCCCGGCATGCCAGAGCTTGGTGGGCCTGGCATGCCAGAGCTTGGATGGCCCCGCATGTCAGAGATATGGTGGGCCCAGCCTGTCAGAGCTTGGTGGGGCTGACGTGCCAGAGCTCGGTGGGCCCCACATGTTAGAGCTTGGTAGGCCCAGCCTATCAGAGTTTGGTTCCTACATGTTAGAGCTTGGTGGGCCCCGCATGTCAGTGCTTGGTGGGCCTGTCAATCCTACGGCGAGCTGGATGCATGGGTCGGGCTTCACGAGGATGGGTACGTGTGCTCCTGCCAAGTCCCGTcctgcggaggcggaggcggcggcggcggggcgagtGCCGGGCAGCCCGAGTGGAAGATGGGCAACGAGAAGCTGTTCCGCAAGGACTACCGGAAGAGCAAATGCGCCACCCTCACGTATATGGGCAACACCAAGTTCTGCCTTGTGGAGTGTGTTTCCTGCAAGGACGACGATGCTGCCGACCGTGATGGATCCATGCTGCTCCACATCGCTATCTTTGGCCTTAAGTACAGCCGTGATGGAGAGCTGCAAACAACTGTCCACGGCACCGCTAAATCCTATCAAGTGTCTAAGAACGTGTCATTTTCTCCCGTAGCATTCTGGATGTAGTTAGGAACTAGTTCAGTTTTTTGGCTTGGTTATCTGGATTGCATTCTCTATAGGAATCATCATCTGGAGCTAGTTTCATATGTACCCGGAAAAATCTCCCCTCCAAAATAGAGTAGTATTTTATAGAAAGTAACATGTGCAAAGTTGGGCAATAAGCTATGAAAATTTACAAATCACAAGTTTACACATGCTTAGTCTGCAAAATTTGGAACTTAGTATGTAGCCCAAATATTCTTTAAAAAAGTTGTACAGACAAATgatcatatttactattccctcGGAGATGCTTATATGGGTAGGAACTCCGCCTATGTTGTCTCAACATAGCCGGTCCCAAGCCCGGGTAAAGGAGGAGGGTTGTGATAGGCGAGGCGAGCCAACGTAAAAAACCCAGCCACTCTTATGGAGATGAAACCCAAAGGAATCTCGTTGGGGCGTAACCCTCTTAGCGACGCGCCACATCGGAACCCGGGTGTGGTGTCAAATGGGCAAGGGCCGGGCCGTCACCCCCTTGGTGGCGCGCCGTATCTTGATCTGGATACGGTGATAAGTGAGCAAGGGTCGGGTCGCCGCATCCTTAGTGGCGCGCTGCACCGACGCCCCGGTGTAGTGAAAAATGAGCAAGGGTCTCCGCATTTGACTCGACGAGTGCGGAGGGTAAGGAAGTTAGCCGAGCCTAGGAGGATACGCTTAGGTAGCTGGAACGTAGGGTCCCTGACGGGTAAGTTACGGGAGTTAGTTGATACAGCGGTGAGGAGGCGTGTTGATGTCCTATGTGTCCAAGAGACCAAATGGAAGGGACAGAAGGCGAACGAGGTGGAGGATACCGGTTTCAAGTTGTGGTACACTGGGACAACTTCAAACAAAAATGGAGTAGGCATCTTGGTCAATAAGAGCCTCAGGGATGGAGTTGTGGACGTCAAGAGGCAAGGGGACCGGATGATCCTTGTCAAGCTGGTTGTTGGGGACTTAGTCCTCAATGTTATCAGCGCGTATGCCCCACAAGTAGGCcacaatgagagcaccaagagaGAGTTCTGGGAAGGCCTGGAGGACTTGGTTAGGAGGGTACCTATTGGTGAGAAGCTCTTCATAGGAGGAGACCTCAATGGCCATGTGGGTACATCTAACACAGGTTTTGAAAGGGTGCATGGGGGCTTTGAATATGGCATCAGgaaccaagaaggagaagatgtccTGAGCTTCGCTCTAGCCTATGACATGGTCGTAGCTAACACCCTCTTTAGGAAGAGAGAATCCCATCTAGTGACGTTTAGTAGTGGTCTACACTCTAGCCAGATTGATTTTGTCCTCCCTAGAAGAGAAGACAGACGCGCCTGCATTGATTGTAAGGTGATACCTGGAGAGAGTGTTGTCCCTCAACATAAGCTGGTGGTTGCTGACTTTCGCTTTAGGATCCGTGTCCAGCGGGGTAAGCGCGCCAAAGTCGCTAGAACAAAGTGGTGGAAGCTCAAGGGTGAGGCATCCCAGGCTTTCAGGGAGAGGGTTATTAAGGAGGGTCCTTGGGAGGAAGGAGGCGACGCAAACATGATGTGGACGAGTATGGCGACCTGCTTGTGGAAGGTCGCTGTAGAGGAGTTTGGGGTGACGAATGGAAGTAGAAGGGAAGCTAAGGATACCTGGTGGTGGAACGATGAGGTCCGGAAGGTTATTAGggagaaaaaggactgtttcagatgcctatatctggacaggagtgcagctaacatggagaagtacaaggtggcgaagaaggctgcaaagcgggcggtgagtgaagtaaggggtcgggcgtatgaggacctctaccaacgtttaaacctgaaggaaggcgaaagggacatctataagatggccaagtttagggagaggaagacgagggatgtcaacgaagtcaaatgcatcaaggacgaagatgatcagcttcttgtgaaggatgaggcgatcaagcgtagatggcaggagtactttgacaacctttacaatggggaggctgagagctctaccattgagctagacgactcctttgatgataccagcatgtgctttgtgcgacatatccaggagtctgaggttaaggaggcgttaaggaggatgaaaggcggcaaggcgatgggtcctgatggtatccccatcgaggcgtggagaggccttggagacgtagcgatagtatggctaactaagcttttcaacctcatttttcggtcaaacaagatgcccgaagaatggaggcagagtattttagtaccaatcttcaagaacaagggggatgttcaaagttgtactaattaccgtggagtcaagctgatgagccatactatgaagctatgggagagagtcattgagcaccgctgaagaaggttgacaagcgtgaccaaaaaccaatttggtttcatgcctgggaggtctaccatggaagccatcttcttggtacgatagctgatggagagatacatggagcaaaagaaggaccttcatatggtgttcattgatttggagaaggcctatgataagatacctcgaaatgtcatgtggtgggccttggagaaacacaaagtcccaataaagtacattaccctcatcaaggatatgtatgataatgttgtgacaagtgttcgaacaagcgatggcgacactgatgactttccaattagaatagggctacaccaagggtcagctttgagcccttatctttttgatttggtgatggatgaggtcacaagggatatacaaggagacatcccatggtgtatgctctttgcggatgatgtggtgctagtcgatgatagccgaacgggggttaatagaaagttagagttgtggaggcgaactgtcaaatcgaaaggttttaggcttagtagaactaaaactgaatacatgaggtgcagtttcagttctactaggcacgaggagggagaggttagccttgatgggcaggtggtaccggagagagacacttttcgatatttggggtccatgttgcagaaggatggcgatatcgatgaagatgtgggccaccgaatcaaggctggttggatgaagtggcgccaagcttctggcATACTCTAtgacaagagagtgccacaaaagctaaaaggcaggctttataggacagctatccgacatgcgatgttgtatggcgctgagtgttggccaacgaagagacgacatatccaacagttaagtgtagcagagatgcgcatgttgagatggatatgtggctACACAAGAAAGGATTGGGTACGGAACgacgatatacgggagagagttggggtagcaccgattgaagagaagctggtccaacatcatctcagatggtttggacatatccaacggaggcctccggaagcgccagtgcatagcggacggataaagcgtgatgagaatgttaagaggggtcgtggtagaccaaaattgacatgggaggagtccgttaagagagatctgaaggtttggaatatcgacaaagatttagccatggataggggtgcgtg
This Lolium perenne isolate Kyuss_39 chromosome 1, Kyuss_2.0, whole genome shotgun sequence DNA region includes the following protein-coding sequences:
- the LOC127299527 gene encoding uncharacterized protein, which gives rise to MEMKPKGISLGRNPLSDAPHRNPGVVSNGQGPGRHPLGGAPYLDLDTVISEQGSGRRILSGALHRRPGVVKNEQGSPHLTRRVRRVRKLAEPRRIRLGSWNVGSLTGKLRELVDTAVRRRVDVLCVQETKWKGQKANEVEDTGFKLWYTGTTSNKNGVGILVNKSLRDGVVDVKRQGDRMILVKLVVGDLVLNVISAYAPQVGHNESTKREFWEGLEDLVRRVPIGEKLFIGGDLNGHVGTSNTGFERVHGGFEYGIRNQEGEDVLSFALAYDMVVANTLFRKRESHLVTFSSGLHSSQIDFVLPRREDRRACIDCKVIPGESVVPQHKLVVADFRFRIRVQRGKRAKVARTKWWKLKGEASQAFRERVIKEGPWEEGGDANMMWTSMATCLWKVAVEEFGVTNGSRREAKDTWWWNDEVRKVIREKKDCFRCLYLDRSAANMEKYKVAKKAAKRAVSEVRGRAYEDLYQRLNLKEDTDSDDKMIVRLLEEEQAFDEDIREHLSIIASLQNMLDAEAEKRKRMCRRGSNAGRKKSKPQQRMQGHTMLHNDYFADEATHADNFRRRYRMSKGLFMNTLHGV